A segment of the Candidatus Pelagisphaera phototrophica genome:
TAAACTACTCAATTATAACCGATTTTTGAGGATTACTGCCAATTTCTCACGGATTGACCCCGGCGTATTGTACTCAAACCCCCTAGATGAGGTTTCTGGAATTCGCCTCGTATCACCTTCTCCCGTTTGGATATCTAAATCTCCAGGTCGACGACTTCTCCCTCCACGATCAGTCTTGTAGAGTCGAGCCTAAGACGGGCCGCATCAATTCCTTCCGTGATTCCCTTCATTTCGTCTTTAGCTAGCTCAACTTCCTCTTTTCTGACATTTTCATTAATCTTACGCAGATCAACTAGCCGCCGAAGCTCGGCTCCCAGCGCCGCTTTCATTTCCGACTTTGCGGACTGCTTTATGTTGGTGGACTCCTTTCGGGCCATATCCTCAGCACCATTTAGCATCGATTGGAGAATATCTCGATTGAAACCGGGATTTTCCAAAAATCGATTCAGTGATCCATCGATTAACTGAGTTTGCTCCCAAGCCGGATCGTGTTCATGAGTGAGATCGTCTCCACGAATATCCACCAGAATTCTTATCGGCGTAGGTGCCATAAACCGATCCAAATGCAGATGGGCCTGAGCCACTGGTTCCAGAACAAAAATCGCTTCCAGCAAAATATTAGATTGGTCTGATTCCCTGATACTAAAGGCCGAAACACCTACCTCGGAATTGATAAGCAATGCCATTGACTCAAGGACAAGCGGGTGGTCCTGCGATATGAATTCGATGTCTTCTCGCACAATTGCCCGATCTCGATCAAAAGTCGCCAAAACCCCCTCATAAGGTATCCTTGGAAACGACTCCACATAGGCATGACGGCTGTCAAAAAAAACCTCGCCCGCTTCGTGTTCTTCAATCCGCACCCCATAGTGGTCCAGCAGATCGAACAACATGGTGCGACTCGTAGAATCGTTCTCCGTTCGACGGATATTGTCCACCACCTCATTGGCCACTGTCTGATCGAATGAGTTCAATTCCAACAAACGGTCTCTGCCAAGACGCAACCTCTCCGTGAGCTCCTCGCGGAAAGCGATCGTTTCCTCAACAAAGGCTTCAAGCGCTTCTCGGTTGCCTTTTTTCTGGCCACGGCCATATTTCAGGGCTCCCTCCAGTAGCCGAGCACTGAACGCCTCCTTGTACTCAACGCTGCCATGAGTGCAAACTTCGAAGGCGTCCAAACCTTGATAAAACCAGTCTGCGACAAACTCTTGCGGGCTCCCCACAATATAAGGCACATGAATCTGAATTGTAGCCGTTTGGCCGATACGGTCCAACCTTCCTATGCGCTGTTCAAGCAGTCCTGGGTTGGCTGGTACATCAAATAAGACGAGATCATGAGCGAACTGGAAATTTCTCCCCTCGCTGCCAATCTCCGAGCAAAGCAGAATTCTCGCGCCTTCTGGTTCCGCAAACCAGGCCGCATTCCGGTCTCGTTGAACCAGCGGCAGCTTCTCATGAAACAACGCAATCTTAACGTTAAGCTTTTCCTGCAACGCGGATTCGATCGCTAGCACTTTCCGCTTCGACTTGCATATCAACAGTATCTTGGCGTTACGTTTCCCCTTTAAAAAAGACACCAGCCATTCCAGCCTAGGGTCACCCTTAAACTGGTACCGAATTTCATGTTCCTTGTCATTGAACTCCGCTTCAAATTCCTTCGCCAATCTGCTGAGTAGCACATTTGATTCACCAGTGGGATTAAGAGGAACTGGGCAGTACATTCTTTTAGGAAACCCTGTCATGTTTGCCCGGGAATTCCGAAACACAACCCGACCCGTTCCATGTTCGTCCAGCAATGCTTTCAATAAAACGTCCTTGGCTCCTCGCTTTCCACTTTCAAAGTCTGCCAACCGCTTTTCGAGGCCGTCTAGGTCTTTAACGAAAATCAGTTTCAAGGCAGATCGATCCGCCGTAGACAGTGCGACCTCGTCAACGATCTTTCCAGCCACTCTCGCCACCGACTCAAAACCTTCCATCTCGTTCTTAAAGGCTTCCAAGTCACTGTAACGATTCGGATCCAGCAAACGAAGGCGGGCAAAGTGACCCTCGAGCCCCAACTGTGTAGGCGTAGCTGTCAACAAAAGCAGCCCGGGGCTATCCCGTCCCAGCAAGTCTACAAGCTCGTATTCAGAGTTCTGGGAATCGGGAGCCCATTCCAGATGATGGGCCTCATCAACAACTACGAGTTCCCAGCCTGCCTCAATCGCCTGGCCAGACCGGATGGCGTTCCCCGCTAGAAAATCGATGCTGCACAAGACCAGTTGCTCATCCAAAAATGGATTCATCCCCGCATTGCTTCCCTCCGCGGCAAGGCATCGCTCTTCATCAAAAATACTGAACCATAAGTTAAATCTGCGAAGCAGTTCTACGAACCATTGATGTATCAATGATTCTGGCACAAGGATTAGAATACGCTCCGCTTTCCCAATGGATCTTAAACGCTGAATAATCAAGCAAGCTTCAATTGTCTTACCCAGTCCCACTTCATCCGCCAGGAGCACACGTGGTGATTGCCGTTTTGAAACCTCGTGCAGAATGTACATTTGATGGGGAATCAAATCAACCCTGCCCCCAGTGAAGCCCCGCATTGGAGACCTTCTCAGCTCATTCTGCACCCTCAAGGTTTTGTAACGTAAATCAAAAACCTCTCCCGGATCCGCCAAACCGCTCATCAATCTATCATGAGGCGAACTAAAACTCGCTGAATCCGAAAGATCGCTTTCACAGATTTCAAACCCACTAGCGCGATAGTACAGCAGACCCGATCTTTCTTCAACACCTTCGACGGTATACGTCTTTTCTTCGTGAGAAGTAATTTTTTCACCTTCTCGGAAACGAGCCCGCTTGAGGACGATCGTATCAGATGCGTACATTCGCTCCACCCCCGAGGCCGGGAAAGCAATCCCTACCTGGAAATTACTTACACTGACTACCGTTCCCAAACCCAGTTCCGGTTCCGGTTCACTGATATAACGTTGTCCCAAGACAAATCCTGACATGATTTACGCTATCAACACAGATAATGGGTCGAACCAACCAAAATCGCAGAGTTGGCCGAATCTTACTTTGGGAGCAAAACAAAAACCAACTTGAGACAGCAGCCACAAACCTACCCATTTGATAGTTTAGACCAAAGGAAGATTCGCTTGCCTGCCGCGAAAGCAACATTCGATTTCCAGAGAGGATTATTCTTCGGCAATCAATCACGGTAAAATTCATCTAAATTTCACACGCGTTTTCATTTAGGGTACACACTCGATAGATGCCCGTGTATTTATCTATCTTTTAAGGGAAATCTACCGTTTTTAAAACGATTCAGAGAACACTCTTCTATAGTGACGGAGATTCTCTTCTTTTCGAGGGGGAAACTACTTAACAATTCCCTTTGCCTGACGATCTATATTTGAGCGTTGTGCGGGACCAATAAACCAGAGCTGAATCGATTTTTTACCTTAAGAGTTATGACACGGGAGTCTCATTCAACCACCAAGTCGCCAAAGCACATAATTGCAGCTGTGCTAGAGGAAAGGCTGAATTCTTCAAATCTCCAGCTTCCTGTAATGCCCAGAGTCGCCAGCAAAGTTTTCACGCTGACGAACGACCCAAACTCAGAGGTCAGCGATCTATCAAAGCTAATCCACAGCGATCAGTCTATCGCCTCTCACGTTTTGAGAATAGCAAACTCTGCCGCTTATGGAGGAGGCGAACAAATCGTGTCGCTCCAGCAAGCAGTTACCTGCCTTGGCATGAATCTTCTCGGAGAAGTCGCGATCGCTGTATCAGTACAGAGCGACCTATTTAAGGCTCCGGGTTTTGAAGCGCAGATCACCCAACTTCTCCGTCACGCTCTTGCTTCTGCTTCCTACGGGAAAGAGATTTCGCGCAAGCGCCGTCGTAATGTTGAAGGACAGTTTCTTTGCGGCCTTCTCCATTCAGTGGGAAAACCGATTACGGTTCAACTAATCTCGACGATCACAAAGGAAAAGGATCTCGAGCTCGACAAGAAAAGCGTTGCCCAGCTCGTCGGCGCTTTCCATCGGAAGATCGCAGCCAAAGTTGCAGTTGACTGGAAACTGCCCGAACAGCTGCAAGTTACGACGATCTACTACAAGCGCTATGAATCCGCTCCCAGCTTCAGGGAGGAGTCCGCTGCTACTTATCTCTCGCAACTTTTGGCAAGTTGGATAATCAATCCCGCCAATTTTAAAGTGAACGAACTCATCAAGGACCCAGTTTTCGGGTTTCTAAATTTCTATCCAGATGATGCTGAGGACCTCCTCAATAAAAAAGACCACGTAAAGACCATGGTATCGGCGATGGAGATATGAACATAGAAGAGGAATTCGACCTAATCGTTATTGGTTCTGGCCCCGGTGGACAAAAAACAGCGATCCAAGCCACCAATGCCGGCCTAAAGGTAGCCCTTATCGATCGCGAGCGCAAAGTGGGCGGTACCTGCGTCCACCATGGAACCATTCCGAGCAAGACACTTCGTGAAGCAGCTCTGACCATTACAACTCTCCGCCGCAACCCAGACGTATTTGATTTCAAGCTGAAAGACGACATGGAGGTT
Coding sequences within it:
- the rapA gene encoding RNA polymerase-associated protein RapA translates to MSGFVLGQRYISEPEPELGLGTVVSVSNFQVGIAFPASGVERMYASDTIVLKRARFREGEKITSHEEKTYTVEGVEERSGLLYYRASGFEICESDLSDSASFSSPHDRLMSGLADPGEVFDLRYKTLRVQNELRRSPMRGFTGGRVDLIPHQMYILHEVSKRQSPRVLLADEVGLGKTIEACLIIQRLRSIGKAERILILVPESLIHQWFVELLRRFNLWFSIFDEERCLAAEGSNAGMNPFLDEQLVLCSIDFLAGNAIRSGQAIEAGWELVVVDEAHHLEWAPDSQNSEYELVDLLGRDSPGLLLLTATPTQLGLEGHFARLRLLDPNRYSDLEAFKNEMEGFESVARVAGKIVDEVALSTADRSALKLIFVKDLDGLEKRLADFESGKRGAKDVLLKALLDEHGTGRVVFRNSRANMTGFPKRMYCPVPLNPTGESNVLLSRLAKEFEAEFNDKEHEIRYQFKGDPRLEWLVSFLKGKRNAKILLICKSKRKVLAIESALQEKLNVKIALFHEKLPLVQRDRNAAWFAEPEGARILLCSEIGSEGRNFQFAHDLVLFDVPANPGLLEQRIGRLDRIGQTATIQIHVPYIVGSPQEFVADWFYQGLDAFEVCTHGSVEYKEAFSARLLEGALKYGRGQKKGNREALEAFVEETIAFREELTERLRLGRDRLLELNSFDQTVANEVVDNIRRTENDSTSRTMLFDLLDHYGVRIEEHEAGEVFFDSRHAYVESFPRIPYEGVLATFDRDRAIVREDIEFISQDHPLVLESMALLINSEVGVSAFSIRESDQSNILLEAIFVLEPVAQAHLHLDRFMAPTPIRILVDIRGDDLTHEHDPAWEQTQLIDGSLNRFLENPGFNRDILQSMLNGAEDMARKESTNIKQSAKSEMKAALGAELRRLVDLRKINENVRKEEVELAKDEMKGITEGIDAARLRLDSTRLIVEGEVVDLEI
- a CDS encoding HDOD domain-containing protein, whose protein sequence is MPRVASKVFTLTNDPNSEVSDLSKLIHSDQSIASHVLRIANSAAYGGGEQIVSLQQAVTCLGMNLLGEVAIAVSVQSDLFKAPGFEAQITQLLRHALASASYGKEISRKRRRNVEGQFLCGLLHSVGKPITVQLISTITKEKDLELDKKSVAQLVGAFHRKIAAKVAVDWKLPEQLQVTTIYYKRYESAPSFREESAATYLSQLLASWIINPANFKVNELIKDPVFGFLNFYPDDAEDLLNKKDHVKTMVSAMEI